In the genome of Excalfactoria chinensis isolate bCotChi1 chromosome 20, bCotChi1.hap2, whole genome shotgun sequence, the window ccaacctccacatctcctacCAGACCATCCCTGtgtcagcccttcctctgaTCTTAACCCATAGGGATTCAACCACATTGTCCCCAATCTCAAGCTCTTCGGCATGAAAGCATTCCCTGACATAGAGAGCCACACCaccacccctccttccttgcctgtctctcctgaagagtttgtagccatccattgcagcactccagtcatgtgagcaatcccaccatgtttctgttatggcaactaggtcatagtttGCCTGCCGCACGATGGCTTCCAACTCTTCttgcttgttgcccatgctgcgtgcattagtgTAGACGCACCTCAGCTGAGCCCCTCGCCTCTCTCCTAATCCCAATACCACTTTCCCAGGCCGATCTCTGGCAGGCCTGGCTTtatccccttcccccttcctatctagtttaaagccctctctacaagtcctgccagctcctgggcaaGTATCTGTTTCCCTATCAGAGACAAGCAATTCCCATCAGCCGACCTCAGGCCTGGTGCCGAGTAGACCGCCCAGTGATCAAAGAATCCAAAATTTTTGCGTTTGCACCAGCCTCTTAGCCATGCATTTACAAGGTGGCTTTTCCTGCTTATCTCGGTGTTTGTCCCTGCCACCAAAGGAATACTGGCAAACACTACTTGTATGCCCGCTCCATCAACTAACTTCCCCAGCCtcctaaaatcattttttataatCCTCAGGCTATTATCAGCAATCCCATCGttgccagcctgaactatcaaTAAAGGGTAATAATCAGAGGGGTGGATAAGGCTGGGGAGTTTTCTAGAAATATCCCTGACCCGGGccgcaggaaggcagcacacctcCCTATGGGTAGGGTCAGGGCGACATATTGGAccctctgttcctctcagaagaGAGTCGCCCACAACTAtcacccttctttctttcttggagGAGGCAGTCTTCAAACGTGGAGCCGTCTGCCTCACCTTGGGCAAGCTTGGTGGCAGCGCTCCCGTATCATCATCACTCACCTCTCCCTCTGGTTTCAGTGCTTCATACCTGTTACAGAGAGGGACCAGGGGAACCGAGGTAGGTCGGGATGGGGGTCGCCTGCAACGCCGAGCTGATATGTGCTGCCATTCTTCCTCTCTTCACAAGCTGTCTCTCTCTGCTTGACTACGGTGAGAGAGAGTTGCCATTTCTCCCAATACTCCCGCAGTCTGGGAAGTGCAATCTCTGCGCCTTTCTCGCAGAGAGTCACTCCACCAGTCAATCTCCCGCTCGCATTCTCTGATGGTCCGCAGTCTATCTACCTCCTCCCTAAGCTCCACCACAAGGCTGTGCAGCTCATCTAGCTGCTCACACCTCACGCAAGTCACATCCTTCCCATCCCCCCCTGGCAACAGCAGGCTGAGGCACTCCCGGCAGCCAGAAACCCGAACTACCACATAATGGAGCAGACCCTCTGTCTGAGTTGCTACAGTCTTTGCATGGGAAGCCCAagcagggacagtgaccccactACCGCCCTGGGAGAAGAAGAGGTCAAGCAAGGCACCACACCTGGTAGGTTCTCCATCTTAAAATCATGCATTCGATGGGAACTCAACGTGGCACTTTATATGGAGAGACCATTGGAGATGGCTCCCTAACCCTAACACAaaccctaaacctaaccctaactTTAACactaaacctaaccctaaccctaactctaaccccaaccctaaccttaaccctaaccctaaccctaaccttaacactaaccctaaccctaaccttaaccctaaccctaaccctaccctaaccctaaccctaacccaaaacctaaccctaaccctaaccctaatccaaaacctaaccctaaccctaaccctaatcctaccCTACTCCCTAACAATTACCTCTGTGGGTGATTATTTCTCATTACAGTCTGATTCTAATGGCAAAACACAACTCTAACCAACTTTTCTTTACCCACGAATGCAATGCCCAGATGAGAATCATGtaaggcaaaataaaagataataattAGTATTAACGAACAGTTTCTATCAAACAGCTGATGACTTTTATTAAGGCCCACAGGAatcagagctgtcagcacagctgcGTGCTGTAATTATAAAccactgctgctggagccaaaaaaatactgcagtctCAGTAACCCCTTAAAGAGATAAAGAATCCCAAGAGAGCACAATGGGAGGATATCTCCATCCTCTGCCACGCAGTGATCCGCCCCTAtcagtggggcagtgctggctgtgggcTGATCCACACATGGAGGGAGATGTGGCTGTGAGTGGGTCCAGAGCTCAGCAGTCATCAGCTCcgtgcacagcactgctgaataCATGAGTGCgtgggagaggaagagaaagaaggctTCAGAGCAGGGTGATGGACTGCCCACAAAGGTCCTGAAAGGGAGGTATGCATTGAAGCTGATGATGTATGTCTGCATGGGGTGGGCTTCAGAAATGAAGAGgtgagggaggaaggaaagtgcctcaggctgtgctgctctcccagcacaggACAACGGTGTGGATGGATCActtggaggtcctttccaatccatgtcattctatgattctatgattctgcgacCTGTCAGTACCCtttcaacccaacccaacccaatctGGCTGTTCCAAGGCTCTATGATCTTTGGGGACCCTTCAAACCCAACctttccatggttctgtgatccttatggaccctcccaacccaggccattctgtgattctgtgatctggaAGGACCCTCCAACTGCAGCCCAAACATACTGCCCCAACTCCAacactatgggtctctatgggtctctatgggtttctgTGGGGTAATCAATTCCAGGAATCAACCCAGAGGTGCATTTAATGCAATTAATCCGCTTAAAGACAGAGTTGGGAGTCAGTGGGACATTCAGAGAAGAGCCCAACTGCATAAATACAGCATTTGCTGTTGCCTAATTACCTTAATTATCCTATGATTAATTAAAGAAGGAGATGAGCTGAAGGTTGGACTCTGTGGACTCAGTGCTTTTTCCCCAtcttaattattctgtgattaattAAAGGAGGTGATGGGCTAAAGGTTGGGCTTGATGGTCTCAGTGCTCCTTCCCCACCTTAATTATCTTATGGTTAATTAAAGACTGTTTCAAGGCACAATGTGAGGTTTTTAAGGAGCACTTTGCTCTCTCAGCTGGGCATGTGGCTGGTTACTGATGGATTAACTGGGTAGAGATATTTAGatcattgttttttcttcacatctCCAATGTTCTGATGGCCTCACTGAGGAACTGGGATGTGTTACAGGATTTCTGTGGGGAAAAGTGAAAGTCTGAATGCTATCCCAGCACCCTCAGATGCACTGAAAGACAGCTGGGGAGAATAGATTTGTGTAGAAAATACTCAAATTGATGCATTCCAGGGAAAATCCAGGATGGAATTCCTCATTCCTTCGGATGACTGCAGTGACACCATGGGCTACAGAGGTGTTCTGGTGTTCCACTCTgatctgctttgcagctgtcAGATGAGGGCACCCCATTGACTCACAACAGATGGGAGTGCTCCATCATTGGTTTCCTTTTCTAATGAGTGGGTGTGATTTTAGGCCTGGAGGTCAATTTGGGTCAATTTGGGCACATTTGGGGGGCAATTCTGGAGAATTTGGGGACATTTTGGGTCAACTTGGAGACAGTTTTTGGATAATTTGGGGGCAATTTGAGGTCAATTTGGGGACAATTTGGGGGTAATTTGGGGGCAATTTGAGGTCAATTTGGGGACAATTTGGGGGTAATTTGGGGCAATGTAGGGACATCAGAGGACATTTTTGTTCAATTTGGGAACAATTTGTGTCTATTTGGGGACAACTTGAGGATAATAGGCGAATTTTGGGATATTAAAGGACATCTTGGGTCAATTTGGGGCAATTTGGATTAATTTGGGACAATTTGGGGACATTAGAGGAGATTTTGAGTCATTTTGGAAACAACTGGGGAACATTTGTGTCAATTTCGGGACATCTTTGAGGTAATTTGGGATGATTTGTGGATATTTGAGGACATATGGGTGCAATTTTGGGGTGGTTTATGTCAATTTGGGGATGTTAGGGGACATTCTGGGTCAATTTGGAGACAATTGGGGATAATTTGGAACAATTTGGAGACAGTTTTAGGCTAACTGGGGTTCATTTGGGGACCTTAGAGGGCATTTTGGGTCAATTTGTATCAACTTGTGGAAAGTATGGGTCAATTTGTGGACATTTTGGTGGTAAATCAGGACCATTTGTGGACATTTATGGACATATGGGGACAATTTTGGGGTAATTTGGGGCAATTTGGGGGTGAATTTTGGTCATTTTGGGGACATTAGAGGACATTTTGAATCAGCTTAGGGACAATTTGGGGCCATTTCAGGACAATCTGGGGACAAAATGGTGGTTGTCGTTTCCTGGAATGTGAGACTGTCTTGGTTGTATCAGACCTCCCAGATTTCATCTCTGCCAACCTCAGCAAAGCAGACAGCCGTGTCGTCAGGCCTCCATTTGCCCTGCATTGTGCACAGAAAGTTAGAGCCTTCACCTTCCTCATGTTGTCCACTGCACTGGGCATGGATGCGCATGGTTgaactcagtgctgtgctgtacagTGTTCAGGAAGAGAGATGCATTTGGAAGAGTTATCTGAAAGGGCTTCAGCTGCAATGTTGTGCATCTGGTGGCTGATTCTACACACAGAGATGGAATTGCTGTAAGTCTCGGTGCTCCCATCACAAAAGCTGAGTGGATTTGTAAGGCTTGGGAGAAAAGGAACGTCATTGacctctgtgcagctgttggtgatgtcagAAATCAGCTCAAACCACAAAGATCAGCACTACAGGAGACTACACTGATGGTCTACAACCTAGGATCAATTTTGGAGCCAGTTgccagagagagaaaatatggACCATCCCATCATGTTCTGACATTCAGCTCCCAATTACAGTACAGCGCCCACCTTAGTGGGAATCTCCATTACCAGCTTTGAGGTATTTCCCCATAAGGAGTTCCATCACACCAAGCAATGCTCGTAGGGTGTGCATAGTGTAAGTACAGCCCACGTTGCTGTTATATTGCAATATATTTGCACTGgtttatttattactgtttgTCAGTGCTCGCAAGAGTCCAAATGGAGCACGAGAACTCAACAAGAGTCAGAGAGTTTGTTCTGCTGGGATTGTCCCGCACCCACGGAGTGCAGTCAgttctcttctccttcttcctgcTGTTCTACATGGCAGTTCTCCCAAGCAATGTCCTCATCATTCTCACAGTTTGGGGTGATTCCCAACTGGGATCACCCATGCACTTTTTCCTGGCCAATCTGGCATTCCTGGATATCTGCTACTGCTCTGTCACCCTACCCAAAATGCTGGCTGACTTATTCTCAAACCCAAAGACCATCTCCTACAACAGCTGCATGGCTCAGCTCACGTTTCTTCACTTCCTGGGAGCAGCGGAAATCTTCCTTCTCTTGGCCATGGCCTACGATCGCTACGTTGCCATTTGCAAACCCCTTCGTTATGCCATGCTCATGAACAAGACTGTTTGCTGCACTCTGCTTGGAGCTTCGTGGGGCGGCGGCCTCATTCACGGCATCGTTCTATTTGCTCTCACCATCACTCTCCCCTTCTGCGGCCCCAACATCCTGGACAACTTCTTCTGTGATGTCCGACAGCTGGCAAAGTTGGCCTGTGCCAACACTGACACAGTGGAACTGCTGATGTTCGTCAACAACGGTGCTGTCATCGTGGTGTGCTTTGTGCTCCTCCTCATCTCCTACACAGCCTTAGTGTTGAAGCTCCGGGCGTTCTCCTCTGAGGCCAAGAACAAAATCACCTCCACCTGCATTTCCCACATGGTTGTGGTTTTGGTCACCTTTGGCCCAGCAATTTATATCTACATCCTCCCCTTCCAGGCCGTCCCAATGGAAAAAGTCATTGCTCTTTTCCATACGGTCATCTTCCCTTTAATGAACCCCATGATCTACACGCTGTGCAACAAGGAGATCAGAAGCTCCATGGGCAGGTTGGTCCATAAATACTGTGGTGTGGACTTCTTACGAAGTATTTTGGAGTAAACAAATGAAGGTCACAGTCGTTATCCTTCAGGAAGTCTTCTATAAAATAAAGCCCTATGGCGATACTAAAACCCATACAGAGTGATTCAGGGAAGAACCAACCCATACAAAGGAGTCGACTGTGTGCCATGAAACTATCATTAAGGATCTATTAAACTTATTAGTAGTTATCTGGAGGATGTTGAGGGTTTATAGAACCCTTCATGGAGTGCTGGCCCCGATTCATTGGTTCAAGACTTCAGTTTCCAGTTGGATGCCCACTGTTGCTGCTTCCTTCTTGTTAGGCTCTGTCATGACTCAGCCATTGGTTTCCTACCAATCAAGCCATGTCAATTCTATTAGGCCCCACCCCTACCCACAAGGCTACACCCACCCCCTTTAAAACCACGCCTGCCTCTACAAGGTCCCACCTCTCTTCCCAAAGCCCTGTCCCCTCCCATGAGTAAACACCCACCCCGATGAGGCAGGCACCCCCAACCGACCCCAATGTGACTCCAAAATGACCCTGAAGTGTCCCCAAAGTTACCTCAGTGTGACCCCAAAGTGACCCCAATGTGCCCCCAAAGTCCTATTGAATCTGCAACCAGCAGGCAGCTGTTTGGTGAAAATGGGAGGCAATGCAACCACGACTTTACAGGACGGGGCTGATAATTCCTCCAacccttctttcatttttactttgagGAGTAACAAAGCATTGTTACAACGTCCCCTGTGCTTGGCCTGCAGTCTGCTTCTTTATCTGCCCCTAATCACCCCAGTAAACCCTTTTGTTTGGAAATATGTCTTCAGAAAGAGTGGTTTTCCTAACACAGTGTCATTTCCTTGGGCAGCATCCACGTAGAGTGAACTCCAAATATCTCTGCCTACAAAGCCCTCCAATAACACCCCAGACGGTGCTGCACCCAACAGCTCACTCACAGTGCTCTCAGTTCTCATATAACACTGCATGCAGTACAGAATCAAGTGCAGCTGTGATGTGGGGTATTTATATCGCACAGACTGTGGTCAGCCTGTTCAAGTATATGACCAATCTCATGGGAAATAGCTAACTAAGTATCTGGAGGATTTAGCATGTGAGACTTCCCCTCCCACATACTGACCACCCTCCTGAGCTGGGTTTCCCCCACAAGCTCCCTGTGAGCACACACTGCATTCCAGCATTCACTCCTTAGTGAATGCATTAAGCAGCACTGGCCTTACTGTTGATCCCTGATGGACACCACTACTTTGTTCTCGCCTGCTTACCCTCACATCTCTGATAACTGCTTCTTGAAACTGGTCCAGGCAATTTTCCATGCACTTTATcactgcattattattattattatcatattattattattattattattattataaatagCCAGCCAGTTTGTTGGTAAGGCAGCTGTGGAAGGTGTTATGCCAATCACAGAAtcgtggaatcacagaatggcctgggttggaatAGATcacaaggatcatgaagctccaacccccctgtgGCAATCAGGACCAAGAAGCTCCACATTTAACACTAACCtgtctgcccagggccccatccaagctggccttgaacacctccagggatggatggggcatccacagcctctctgagcagctgttccagcacctcatcactctcagagtaaagaacttccccctgacatccaacctcagtcttccctccttcaacttcaaaccatttcaccttgtgctgctgctatcttccctttcaaagagttgactcccctcctgtttataggatCCTTTAGGgacaggaaggctgcagtgtggtcagcctgcagccatcttttctccaggctgaacaagtcaaGGCAAACGAgtcacagcctttccttcatccacaATCCCTGTCAcctcatggaatcatagaattgctcaggttggaaaagatcttcaagatcctCAAGTCCAGCTGTAAACCAACTGTACTACCATAACTCAAACAACCCTCCTGGAAAGCATGTCCCCAAGCACCATATCCAAATGGATTCCACTGATGGATTTTCACCACGAAGGACAGCACATTTTTCCAGACCAAGTCagataaataagaaaattccAGACCTCCTACTCAAAACTTCACGTCCTTAAGAAGGGTGAATAGAGACAAATCagaactggagaagaaaggagcTGCTAAAGTGTCTTTGGATCGTTTGTCCCCAGTGTAATTAGAAATAGGTATACTGCACAGTGCCATTACGTGTTTGCTTCCATTGCTTCTAAATGGCAAAACTGACAAGGGTTCATTTCAAGATTTGATTTTCGAACTAAGCACAGACCAAGCAGAAATTACTTATGTGGAAGGAATCCCCCACTGACATACCTCAGCAGAAGTGAACATCTGTTTTTTGGGTGCtcccaacaaaaaaaagcaaatgtagaaCTACATCCATTTACACATCTCCTGCTGCAAGCAGCTGTGGTTGCCTGAAGTACAACTGAGAACGGCAGATCAgctcagctttattttaaatttcctaAAGGCAGACTGAAAGTTCTGGAGTTGTGCAAAGATGTAACTGGGAGCGAGTCGTCATAAAGCTGAACAGACTCCCTGATAGACCTTATCATTGCGAAGCCTTAGGAGCCTGCAGTGCAAGACAAAGAGCGCCAATGAATAAAGAGGAGGTTATTTTGTATGCACTGTTAATCTTTTCACAACTGAGAAACCTTTCATCCTCTATGTTGTTTGGGAGAATTTAGAgccaattaactgattagaggaaTTTACTGTTTGTGAGTATGTAAGATGTAGGTTGAATACAATAAAGGAGCTCTATTCTGGTTCCACAGTAAACAGAGAGCTCTCTAATTGGACTAAGCGCAGACAAATGCCAGCttgcaaaatggaaatgatggTAATACTCATATCTTTAGTCAAGTCACTAACAATACCCAATACATTCCTCTCTGTGTTAGGAGAACAGCATCAGAGTTGTGTGTGGATTTCTGCAGCAAAGGGAACCGACTTTGACATGCTCCCACTGTCCTTTAGCACTGAGAAAGGTGAGCATGAAGACCTTGGGGAAGTGTAAGATCTCAGCAATACCACAAAtccctgttctttttcccaggtCTGCTGACTCTTTAAGTGGTATAGTCTCAAACCATGTGGTTCTAAAATTCATggtggaaaaaatggaaagaaaaaaaaaacacctcaaagAATGAGGTTTAGAATGAGTGAAAGCATAATTATGCAGATCAGTAATTATGGAGCGGTCGTGGGGCTCAGGATCTCAGCACAACAACCCGTTTGTATTCACAGCGCTGCAGAGTACGTTGGCAGTTCTGAATTTGTGAGCTATGTATTCTTTTGAAGATTTGAAGTTAATAAATACagaggttgtttgtttgttccttcccaggcatgtttgctttctgctcagtgtTGGAAACAACATCCAAATGGAGTTGTTTGTATCTGAGCATTGCAGCGTTCACTGAGATAAAAACAAGTGGGCTTTGCATTGTCTGAACTGAGAGGTGACTGAGCAGGTTGCTTAGACATGATCAACACACGTTAGAATTTCTGGCTTGAACTTTCAGTTCAGTCCTTAACAAATCAGAGGcaatcccttcccttcccttcccttcccttcccttcccttcccttcccttcccttcccttcccttcccttcccttcccttcccttcccttccccttccttcttcttccccccCTCCTGTTCTCCTtcacctttccctttcccttccctttctcttcacCTTCTCTCCCCCCCCACAGTGGGATGAAGAAGGGACTAGAAAGACCACAACAAAGTAGAATTTGTGGCTTGAGTTGAAAACAACTTACTAtggtagaaaaaataataggGAACAGGTGAGGAAATAAGATAATAAAATTTTGATATTATTCTGATAACAATATTTGCATATTGATGTATATACAAAAGAAGCTTTTTTGTCCACATGATGTCATGCAGTATGAAATATCCCTTTGGGATGTTGAGCTCAGCTCCTGGAGCTGTCCTATCCCAAATCCTTCATTCCCCATGGCTGGAAGGACAGCACACAAAGCTGAGGAACTGAAATGGCTCTGATCAGCAGCAAAAACATCGAGGTgttccagcactgcttttctcctgAGGTCAGAGCATCCCAGCTGAACCCAGGATGGTCCCCACCCCTCATTCTATATCACTTACAGATTCCAGACTTTTCCATACATTCCAAATAGCTGCCGTCATCTTTCCTGTTGGTtttttatatacacacagagatatcaTTCCCACAGTCTATGGGCCATCCCTCTAAATTGGCAGTGCTGTCCATTGAGTCCATGCCTTTGGCCTGCATGTGTCATAGCAGTGTGGTGTTGGATTGTTGTGTGCTGGATCCGACTGTGGTTCTGTGAGGATTCCTTCTTCTTTAATCTGCAGAATTCTGACTGGAATACCATTAATGAGGCACAGAGCAATCATAGGAAGGATAATACGCAGTATAATATGGCAACTAAGACAAAATTGACATAGAAACCTCAAGAAGCTGGGGATCAGGGATCCCTCGTTTCCTGCCCTGTGATGATGTGACAGTGAATCCCCACACATCCTTCTCCATCCTACATAAACTTTGATTCCTTCTGGAAGATGCAGTGGGTTGTGGGACAGTGCAGCAAATCCAGAGGTGCCCCATCTGGAGGTGTCTGAGACAACACCGGATGCCAACATACAAACAGCCAAATGCTCATTGGAACTATTGGGGCGTAATTTCACCCACTCTGCACTATCACTTTCCCCACAGGAGTTTTCTCAGGGCAATCCTCAGTTCTCTATTCCTCATACCATAGATGACAGGGTTAAACATGGGGGTCAGAATCGTGTAAAACAGGGCAAGGTATTTGTCAGTGTCTGCGGAGTCCCTTGAGTGGTGTTTGCAGTACACGACCGTGGCTGAGCCGTAAAAGAGAGTCAGCACTATGAGGTGTGAGGAGCAGGTGGAAAAGGCTTTGTGTCTGCTCGGAGCAGAGTGCATCTTCAGAACCGTCCCAATAATTCTAACGTAGGAAACAACGATCATGAAAAAGGGAAGGATGGCAAAAAGCAGGATGATAGTGTTCAGGGTCACCCGGCTCCAGAAAGTATCTGCACAGGCAAGCTCCAACAGAGGGGGAACATCGCAGAAAAaatgatggaggtgatgggaTGCACAGAAGGGCAAGGTAAACACTTGGTAGATCTGTCCCACTTGTATTGGTACGATGACCATCCATGAGCCAACCACCAGTCTGACACAGAACCCACCATTCATCACCAGGCTGTAGTGCAGGGGGTCACATATGGCCACATAGCGGTCGTAAGCCATGGTGGCCAGCAATAGGCACTCAGTGCTTCCCAGATAAACTAAGAAATAAAGGCCAGCACTGTAACCAGCACAATCAGGCTGTTCCCAATGATAACTGTGACATAAATGAGCAGGAAGATGGTGAAGCACACTCCTGGCAGCCCAGGGGGATCAGGAAACCCCAGAAGAAATCCAGGTCCAGTGATGTGATTCTTCAGGATATTTCTCTGGGTCATTTTCTCTgcacaaaacaacaccaacaacaaTCTGTTAGAGAATGACCATCCATAACCATGTGCAACTTCAGCACACAGCCTAGAGACAGCAGAGGAAATTGGACACCAGGATTAGGAGGGCTTGACCAAAATCAGAACGTAGGTATCTGCCAGTGGGCAGACTCAAGCTGGCAGCCAGGACCACCCAGTTGAGCATGGGGCAGAAACTCCCCTGTTTGGTCCTCCTTCTAGAATAGTTGCCTATGCAAGGCCCCGAGCGTGCAGTGCAGCTTTGaacccccagccccatgcatCACCCTGAGGAGCAAAAAGCCCCTGTGCTGCTTGGGACTCCTTCCCCCACACATCTCCCTACAGCTACCTGGGCAGC includes:
- the LOC140261300 gene encoding olfactory receptor 4M1-like gives rise to the protein MEHENSTRVREFVLLGLSRTHGVQSVLFSFFLLFYMAVLPSNVLIILTVWGDSQLGSPMHFFLANLAFLDICYCSVTLPKMLADLFSNPKTISYNSCMAQLTFLHFLGAAEIFLLLAMAYDRYVAICKPLRYAMLMNKTVCCTLLGASWGGGLIHGIVLFALTITLPFCGPNILDNFFCDVRQLAKLACANTDTVELLMFVNNGAVIVVCFVLLLISYTALVLKLRAFSSEAKNKITSTCISHMVVVLVTFGPAIYIYILPFQAVPMEKVIALFHTVIFPLMNPMIYTLCNKEIRSSMGRLVHKYCGVDFLRSILE